One genomic region from Thermus antranikianii DSM 12462 encodes:
- a CDS encoding dihydrolipoamide acetyltransferase family protein yields the protein MPKEILMPELAESVVEGEILKWLVEEGDYLKKDQPFVEVMTDKVTVELPSPYEGVLLKKLAKEGEVVKVHAPIALLAEPGEAVAGVKVVKEEAPPVQAVEERSIVEPGLPPKEEKEDLSLFKPDTTQVAVKNPFLRGQAEQAPREGQAPGRILAVPAARKLARELGIPLEAIPGSGPMGRIRVEDVRAYAEQLKAQAVPPPPSPKEAPAPLPTGFPPPPRYTPPKGYEHLEERIPLRGIRRTIAQGLWQSHLYTVRTLNVDEADLTELVALRERLKPEAERQGVKLTYLPFIFKAVVRALKKYPMLNSSLDEERQEIVYKRYYHLGLAVATERGLIVPVVRDVDRKNILELAQEIAELSAKAREGRLSPEEVTGSTFTITNIGSVGALMSFPIINVPEAAILGVHSIRKRPWVMPDGSIQARDIMYLSLSFDHRLVDGAEAASFTREVIRLLENPDLLLLEM from the coding sequence ATGCCCAAGGAAATCCTCATGCCCGAACTGGCGGAAAGCGTGGTGGAAGGCGAGATCCTCAAGTGGCTGGTGGAGGAAGGGGACTACCTCAAGAAGGACCAGCCCTTCGTGGAGGTGATGACCGACAAGGTCACGGTGGAGCTACCCTCCCCCTACGAGGGGGTGCTTTTGAAAAAACTGGCCAAGGAAGGGGAGGTGGTCAAGGTCCACGCCCCCATCGCCCTCCTGGCGGAGCCCGGGGAGGCCGTGGCTGGGGTAAAGGTGGTAAAGGAGGAGGCTCCGCCCGTGCAAGCGGTGGAGGAGCGCTCCATCGTGGAGCCCGGGCTTCCCCCAAAGGAGGAAAAGGAGGATCTCTCCCTCTTCAAACCGGACACCACCCAGGTGGCGGTGAAGAACCCCTTCTTAAGAGGCCAAGCGGAGCAGGCTCCCAGGGAAGGCCAGGCTCCAGGCCGCATCCTGGCGGTGCCCGCCGCCCGGAAGCTGGCCCGGGAACTGGGGATTCCCCTCGAGGCCATCCCCGGCTCCGGCCCCATGGGCCGCATCCGGGTGGAGGACGTGCGGGCCTATGCCGAACAGCTTAAGGCCCAGGCCGTACCCCCGCCCCCAAGCCCCAAGGAGGCCCCAGCACCCCTTCCCACGGGCTTCCCGCCCCCACCCCGCTACACCCCCCCCAAGGGCTACGAGCACCTGGAGGAGCGCATCCCTCTAAGGGGCATCCGCCGCACCATCGCCCAGGGGCTTTGGCAAAGCCACCTCTACACCGTGCGCACCCTGAACGTGGACGAGGCCGACCTCACGGAACTGGTGGCCCTGAGGGAGCGCCTGAAGCCCGAGGCCGAACGCCAGGGGGTGAAGCTCACCTACCTCCCCTTCATCTTCAAGGCGGTGGTGCGGGCTTTGAAGAAGTACCCCATGCTGAACTCCAGCCTGGACGAGGAAAGGCAGGAGATCGTCTACAAGCGCTACTACCACCTGGGCCTGGCGGTGGCCACGGAAAGGGGGCTCATCGTGCCCGTGGTGCGGGACGTGGACCGGAAAAACATCCTGGAGCTGGCCCAGGAGATCGCCGAGCTCTCCGCCAAGGCCCGGGAAGGAAGGCTCTCCCCCGAGGAGGTCACGGGTTCCACCTTCACCATCACCAACATTGGCTCCGTGGGGGCTTTGATGAGCTTTCCCATCATCAACGTACCCGAGGCCGCCATCCTGGGGGTGCACTCCATCCGGAAGCGGCCCTGGGTGATGCCGGATGGCTCCATCCAGGCGAGGGATATCATGTACCTCTCCCTCTCCTTTGACCACCGCCTGGTGGACGGGGCCGAGGCGGCCTCCTTCACCCGGGAGGTGATCCGGCTCCTGGAGAACCCCGACCTGCTCCTTCTGGAAATGTAG